The sequence TCTGGTTTCATACTGAGATgacctggaaaactataaaacactaattttaTAAGTATATTACTTTTTGTGAGGGATGATTATATTCATATAGAGGGCATGTTTCTACTTTAGCCCAAACctaaaactttaataaataagtGACTATTCATCAACCCctgaaatatacagaaatctttccctctctcttctacCCTTTTTTCCATCTGTGTCTACACACAAAGAATAGCAATATATCTATCGGATGGAAGATGGGTTGgaaagtctttcatttttatcctGGAAAGTCAAGCAAATATTTagaagcctttcttttctttctttctttctttcttttttttttttttaagatttagttgtatatatgacagacagagatcacaagtaggcagagaggtaggcagagagaaagggggggaagcaggctccccgatgagcagaaagcccaactcgggcctcgatcccaagaccctgagatcatgaaggcagaggctttaacccactgagccacccaggcgcccctttagaaGCCTTTCTTTTGAGGTTTGCTTCTACTTATAGTTTCACTTTCAGTGGGCAGAAGATAGACCTTTactattaatttccttttattagaTTCCTGcttctaaaacattttatatagtcCCAATGAAGCTACTTCATTGCAATCatttaaaatgacacatttcATCATTAAactttcggtttttttttttccttgtcccCTTTAGGATATCCAGGGTATCCACTGCATCTGAGATCTGTCAAAGTAAACCAATGGTTTGCAAGAAATCATCAGATTTCTCGAGttacttttttaagaaatctttcatttcaatcaagttttaattttgtagaaaaagaactaagaaaCAGAACTACAAAATTGCTACTCCTCACTCTTATTATTAATCAATCATGTTGCCTGTACTTTAAATTGAAAGGCACCTTTTTAAGGTGCCTTTAAATTGAAAGGTACCCATGATCATTTTTCAGTCTGAGTGTCAGGTTGTCATGAGGAAAGAGGTAGCGATAAGTTATCTTTCCTTTCTACCATTAAAACAATCCCTTTGTAGGATATTTGAACCCTTGGCAGTATTTCACAAGATCTCAGTTTCAGCACAGAAATGGCTCCTGTTGCTGGGGTTCAAAAAAAGCACTGAATGGAGGATCTATATGTCTGCACTACTGGTAAAGAACGGGCTGCACATGTATAGAATAATGGGGATACCAATATTGGCATCGCAGAGGTGTAGGGGTTTCAAATGTATCTTGGTAAAGAACTTCGTGCCTCAGGTCGTAGAGGCTCTGGAGGTGCCAAGTGTTTTGTGGGAATAACAAACCTGCGTAGACCAAAAAGGTGATGAGTGCTGCCAGCAGGTGGATACGAAGCTTGGTTCTGATCTCCTGGAAGTGCAGCAAAGCGCTGTGGAAGATAAAGGAGCAGATGGCCTCTGTGATGACCGCTTTGGGTAAGTCGACTTGAATAGGATTCCTGCAAACGAAGGTCCTCTCGTTGAGGTGATACTTGGTCAGCCCCAGGCTCCACAAGGCGCTTATGCAGTACCTGCTGCACAGGGCACCAATCAGCTGAGCCAACAGCCTAATCGCACCCGTCTCAGGGGACATTCCCCCCAGCAACATCTGCATCAACACGCCGCACGGGTTGCTGGAGGTGCCCACCAGAGTCAGGCCATGcaccaaagagaagaaatagattaGCGTCAGCGGCCAGGTGGGGTGCGCGGGTTCCTGCTCGCTCAGCAGTTGCAGCTCATGGGTGCAGAAGCAGAGCTGGAAGGTGGCCAGAAACTCCAAGACGAAGGTGTGGGCCATCATGAACGTGTGCAGCTGCAGCCGGGTGACCACGCGGGCCAGCCCCATGAACAGCACGAGCAACAGCATCAGCCCCAGTGAGGTGCAGGTGTCCTGCACCTCCGGCCAGAGGCCCCGCAGCGCCGTCATGTCTCGCTCCTGACCAGACTAGGCTGCCTGCTTGGCTCTGGCAGAAGCAGCGTCGGGGCAGGAGTCCCAAGTCCTAAGTCtgcagccccgccccctcctcacGTCCCGGGGGCGGACCGACTCAGGGCGAGCTGGAAGCCCCTGGGCGTCACGCTGGAGGACgcctccccgccctcctcccctccccggcTCGAAGCTAGGGTGTTGGGAGccggggaagagaggaggggaagggcggCGAAGGAAGCTCTGCTAGGGCACCGGCTAAAGGGCCAACCGTCAGTCCGACACGCACACGCCCCCGCCACCGCCCAGAGGGACTGGAAGCTGGCGTAGGTCTGAGAGGGCGCGGAGGGACGCTGCGCGCCGAGGCCATTGCGCATGCGCGCGGGGACCCGTGAGCCCTTGCGAGCGGCTCGACCAGAGCTCCGAGGACGCCAGCCCCGGCATCTAACGGGAGTTAGCGTTCACTGCGAAGTTGACACTTGCTTTGAAGGGAAGACCTTGAAGGTTTTTCTTCCCTGCTCCTAAAATGGTAAAACTGTCCGGCTGGAAACACTCCTAGAGATAATCTCGTCCAACCGCCTCGTTTTTATTAATGGGGCGACTGAGAAGATGGGAGGTGACGGAGGTGGGACGCGGAGGCCAGGGGTGGTGAAAGGGAGTAGACTTTGGAGTCAAACGAAGCCGTGGGTAGACTTTGGAGTTGAACGAACCGGGGTTTGACTTGTGTGAACAAGGGCATGCAACTGAGTCTCCCTGTGCTGAGTTTTCTTCAC comes from Mustela erminea isolate mMusErm1 chromosome 9, mMusErm1.Pri, whole genome shotgun sequence and encodes:
- the AQP11 gene encoding aquaporin-11 isoform X2, whose protein sequence is MTALRGLWPEVQDTCTSLGLMLLLVLFMGLARVVTRLQLHTFMMAHTFVLEFLATFQLCFCTHELQLLSEQEPAHPTWPLTLIYFFSLVHGLTLVGTSSNPCGVLMQMLLGGMSPETGAIRLLAQLIGALCSRYCISALWSLGLTKYHLNERTFVCRNPIQVDLPKAVITEAICSFIFHSALLHFQEIRTKLRIHLLAALITFLVYAGGSLTGAVFNPALALSLHFKCFDEAFLRFFIVYWLAPSLGILLMILMFSFFLPWLYNNHTINKKE
- the AQP11 gene encoding aquaporin-11 isoform X3 encodes the protein MTALRGLWPEVQDTCTSLGLMLLLVLFMGLARVVTRLQLHTFMMAHTFVLEFLATFQLCFCTHELQLLSEQEPAHPTWPLTLIYFFSLVHGLTLVGTSSNPCGVLMQMLLGGMSPETGAIRLLAQLIGALCSRYCISALWSLGLTKYHLNERTFVCRNPIQVDLPKAVITEAICSFIFHSALLHFQEIRTKLRIHLLAALITFLVYAGILLMILMFSFFLPWLYNNHTINKKE
- the AQP11 gene encoding aquaporin-11 isoform X1 gives rise to the protein MTALRGLWPEVQDTCTSLGLMLLLVLFMGLARVVTRLQLHTFMMAHTFVLEFLATFQLCFCTHELQLLSEQEPAHPTWPLTLIYFFSLVHGLTLVGTSSNPCGVLMQMLLGGMSPETGAIRLLAQLIGALCSRYCISALWSLGLTKYHLNERTFVCRNPIQVDLPKAVITEAICSFIFHSALLHFQEIRTKLRIHLLAALITFLVYAGGSLTGAVFNPALALSLHFKCFDEAFLRFFIVYWLAPSLGKHIFTNMITKLGYFKMICNGRLGGSVG